In Streptomyces sp. HUAS ZL42, the DNA window ACTGCCGGGCCCTGGCGACGCAGGCCTGCTCGCCGAGGGCGCCGGCCATCATCAGGTAGTGGAAGAACTTCGCCTCGGGCTTGTACTTCCAGAACTCGTCCATGGTGGCGAGCACCTTGTCGTGACGGCCCTCCTTGAACCAGGCGATGCGCTCGTAGTCGGCCTCGCGCGCCTCGGGCGTGAAGATGTGCACCGGGTCGCTCGCCTCGTGGTCGCGGATCTCGCGCAGCGGCCAGAAGGAGTGCGAAAGCGCGCCCGAGGCGATGAGGAGCACCCGGCGGCCGGGGGTGGCGGCGATGCCGTCCGCGAGGGCGCGGCCGAGGCGCAGGTGGTCCTCCATGTCGCCGGTCTGGCAGACCCCGATGGTCACCCACCGCTTGTCCGGCAGTCCCTCCCCGAGGAACTTCCAGAGGTTGATGGTCGCGTAGTAGACCGGCAGGTACTCGTCGTCGATCGGGGTGATCCAGGTGCCGTGCTTGTCGGCGAACGAGGCGATGTTGTGGGCGAGTTCGGGGTCGCCGGGGTAGTCGTACGGCATCCGGCACATGCCGCGCGGCAGCTCCTCGGAGGTGAAGAGCCCGGCGCGGCGGTGCTGGGCGGTGACGACGAACTCGACGGTGGTCGCCCAGTGCGAGTCCAGGACGACGACGGTGTCGTATGCGTTGGCGGCATCGCCCTCGAAGACGTCCTTGCGGAGCTGGTGGAGGCCCGTGACGAGGGTGATCTCCTTGCCCTCGTTGAGCTCCAGCCGGTCCTCCTTCGGGAGCACGATGGTGGGGACGTGGGCGAGCAGTCCCGCCCCGACGATCTCACCCATGGTTCTTCCATCCGTTCGGTGCGGACACGGTGTTCTTCAGGTCGCAGTAGAAGTCGAAGCTCCAGGTGCCGCCCTCCCTGCCGACCCCGGACTCGCGGGAGCCGCCGAAGGGCGCCTGCAGGTCGCGTACGAAGAAGCAGTTGACCCAGACGGTGCCCGCGACGAGCTGCGAGGTGACGCGCTCCGCGCGCGCGGGATCGCCCGTGGCGACGGTGGCGGCCAGGCCGAAGCGGGTGTCGTTGGCGAGACGGACGGCTTCCTCTTCGGTGCTGAAGGTCTGCAGGGTGAGGACCGGGCCGAAGACCTCCTCCTGCACGATCTCCGAGTCCTGGGTGACATCGGTGAGCAGGGTCGGCGCGTAGTACTGGCCGTCCTTGCGGTGCCCACCGATGACCGCGCGCGCCCCCGCTGCGATCGCGCGCTGCACGAAGCCGTCGATCTTCTCCAGCTGGCGGTGGTGGATGTTGGGCCCGATGTCGGTGGCCTCGTCGCGCGGGTCGCCCTGTTCCAAGGCGGTGGCCCTCTCGACGAACCGGCGCGTGAACTCCTCGGCGATCGACTCCTCGACGAGGAAGCGCGTCGCGGCCAGGCACACCTGCCCGGCGTTGTCGTACTGGTCGACCGCGAGGTCGACGGCGAGGTCCAGGTCGGCGTCGGCGAACACCAGCAGCGGGGACTTGCCGCCCAGTTCGAGACTGAGCGGGGTGAGGTTCGACGCGGCCGACGCGGCGATCCGCTTGGCCGTGGGCACCGAGCCGGTGAAGCTGATCCGGCGCACGTCCGGGTGCGAGGTGAGGGCGTCGCCGATCTCCGCGCCGTACCCCTGGACGACATTGAGGACTCCGGCGGGCAGCCCGGCCTCGGCGGCGATGTCGGCGAGCAGGGAGGCGGTGAGCGGGGTCCACTCGGCCGGCTTGAGGACCACCGTGTCGCCGGCGGCCAGGGCCGGGGCGATCTTCCACGTGGCCAGCATCAGGGGCGCGTTCCACGGGGTGATCAGCACACAGGGGCCCGCCGGATCCCACGAGACATGATTCGTGTGACCGCGCGTCTCGAAGTCCTCGTGGTCCAGCTTCAGCAGCCAGTCCGCGAAGAAACGGAAGTTGTGCGCCACACGCGGCATCACGCCCCGGCGGTGGGAGCGCAGCAGCGCGCCGTTGTCGGTGGTCTCGACGATCGCGAGCTCTTCGAGCCGTTTCTCCACGCCGTCCGCGATGGCGTGCAGGATGCGGGCGCGCTCGGCGCGGGACGTCGCGGCCCAGGCGGGGAAGGCGGCCTTCGCGGCGGCCACGGCGGCGGCGGCCTCGGCGGGTCCGCCGCGGGCGATCTCACCGAGGACGCCTCCGTCGATCGGTGAGACGTCGGTGAAGGTTTCGGTGGAGGCGACGCGTTCGCCGCCGATCCAGTGCCGGGTGTCGACGGCGACCCCCGCCACGGTGAGGGTGTGCTCGGTCATGTCCGATCTCCAAGTCCTGTGGTGTACGGGGATCACTCGGCTCCGGACGTGCCGGACTCCAGCAGTCGCCCGCCGTCCCAGACGACGCCGACCTGCCGGTAGTACGCAGCGATCGGCTCGCGGATCTCCAACCGGGCCAACTCCTCCGTGGGCGCCTCGAACAGGTCCAACCGGGCGTCACCGACCCACGGTTGACCACCCTCGAAGGAGGCCGCACCGGTCTCGATCAGCTCGTCGAGGGCAAGCCCCTTGCCCTTCTCGATGGACGGCAGCCAGCGGTGATGGGCCATGGGGTGCGAGTTGACGAACCCGTTCGTCTCCGACGGCTCCCGCAGCGTCACCACGGCCTGGGCGAGGCGCCGGTCCGCCGCGGCCAACGTGGCCCCGAACCGTGCCCCTGCCTCGATCCGCGGAGCGGGACCGTACGGGTGCGGGCGGGTCTGATGGATCGAGCCGAGCTTCTTCGGGTATCCCTGGTGCAGGCCGCGGGCGATCGCGAAGTCCTTGTCGACCCAGATGTAGACGCAGCGCGAGTAGGTCCGGCCCTTGTACTTGCAGCGGACGACCGCGAAGGTCTCCTTGTACTGGGACAGCACGGGGTCGAGCAGCTCCGCCCCCGACTCCGAGCAGGACTGCCAGTCGGCCCAGATCAACGCGACCGCGCCGGGGTCGTCGTCCGCCAGCTCCAGTGGCTCGGGCAGCAGTTCACGCACCCGCGAGGGGTCCGTGCGGTACTCGACGGTGAGCAGGTCACCGGAGTAGCGCCAGGGCGGGGAAGGGATCAGCGACGAGGTGCCCGTCGCCGTCTTGGGGTGGAAGTATCCGCGGACGGTGGTCATGGTCAGGAGATTCCTTACGCAGTGAGGGCGGGCTGCTCGAGCAGTGCGGCGCGGTGGCGGGCGGCGGCGGACACGGCGGCGGGGCCGCCGAGCGCCACGACACCGACGAGCCGGCCGTCGTGGTGGTAGCCGGCCAGGACGTCCGTGGCGGGGTCGCCGTCCAGGACCCGCACGTCGTCCTTGCCGAGCACGGGCGCGCCGAAGGACTGGAGCCGGAAGTCGTGCTGGTCGCTCCAGAAGGTGGGCAACGGTGCGAAGGGCGCCGACTCGACACCGAGGAGGGCCTTCGCCGCGTGCTTGGCGGTGTCGGTGGGGATGCACCAGTGTTCGACCCGGCGCGGTACGCCGTCGTATCGGGCGTTGGGGAAACGTGCCACGTCGCCCACCGCGACCACGTCGGGCCGCCCGCCGACCCGCAGGTGCTCGTCGGTGAGCACCCCGTCGGTCAGGTCGAGGCCGTTGCCGTCCAGCCACTCGGTGTTCGCGAGCGATCCGACCGATTCCACCACCACGTCGGCGGGCAGGACGGTCCCGTCGTCGAGCACCACGCCCGTGACACGGTCCTCGCCCTCGAACGCGGCGACCCCTGCGCCGAGTGCGAAGCGCACCCCTCTGTCTTCGTGCCGCTCGAGCAATGCGCGTCCGAGCAGCTCGCCGAGCGGGGCGACCATGGGCAGCGGCAGCGGATCGACGACGGTCACCTCGGTGACGCCGAGGCCCACGGCCGTGGCGGCCACCTCGCAGCCGATGAAGCCGGCGCCGACGACGACCACCCGGGCACCGGGCCGGGTCAGTTCCTCCCGCAGGCCCTGAGCGTCGGCGAGGGTGCGGACCGTGTGACGGCCGGTGAGGGGGCCGGGGCAGCGCAGGCGCCGGGGCCGCATGCCGGTGGCGACGACCAGACCGTCGTACGAGAGCGTCTCGCCGTCGTCCAGTTCGACGATCCGTTCGGAGAGGCGGGAGGCGACGACCTTCGTGCCGAGGCGCCATTCCACGTCGGCCACGCTCGCGCGGGGGCGGAAGGCCAGCGACTCGAAGGGCGCCTTCCCGGCCAGGACCTCCTTGGACAGCGGGGGCCGGTTGTAGGGCATGTGCGGCTCGTCGCCGACGACCGTGATCGCCCCGGTCCAGCCTGCCGAACGCAGTTGTTCGGCGGCGCGCAGGCCGGCCATGGAGGCGCCGGCCACGACGATGCGGGCACTCGTGGACGTCACTGTCAGGCCTCGATCCGGATGGCCTGGAGCGGACAGACGTCGGCGGCTTCCTCGACCTCGTCGCGCAGTGCGTCGTCGGGGTCGCTGACGTAGGCCAGGCGCCCGTTCTCGTCGAGCTGGAAGACGTCGGGGGCCGCGAATACGCACTGGCCGTGGTCCTGGCACTTGTTCATGTCGACGACGACCTTCATGGCCGGTCCTCCTGGGAGTGAGGGCGTCGGGCTGGATGGAATGACTCGTTTGGCTTCAAACAACATAGGAAGCCGCTCCCCCCTGGTCAATACCTGTCCAGGTGGATAATTTTTTGGTCCCGGCCCCTTGCGGGCCGGTGAAGCCGTTCATATCGTTTGGCATCAAACAACCGGCCAACCCGTCGCAGAGCCGAGGAGACAACGGTGAGCGCATCTGAAACACCGGACGCCCGTCAGCACCAGGAGCGGCTCGCCGCAGAGGGCATCGACGTCGTCCGGGTGACCTACCCCGATCTCATCGGCACCGACCGCGCCCGCGACGTCCTGCTCGACCAGCTGCCGGCCGCGTGCGAGCACGGCCTCGCCTTCTGCCGGGCGGTCTACCACACCTCACCCCAGGGCGACGTCGTTCCCGTCACGGGCGGACTGGACGCCGGGCTGCCCGACATCACAGTGCGTCCGGACCTCGACACCCTGGTCGCACTGCCCTGGGAGCCCGGGGTCGCCACCTGTCTCGGCGAGACGGTCGACCCGGCGACCGGGTCACCCGTCTCCGAGTCGCCCCGCGATCTGCTGCGCTCGGTGCTCGCGAGGTGCGCCGAGCAGGGGCTGCACCCCGTGGCCGGTCCCGAACTCGAGTACTTCCTGTGCGACGAGGACCGGGCGTCTCCGAGCGGATGGAGGCGCTACTCGGAATCGACCGGTGTCGTCTACACGGCCGGCCTGCGCGCCGACCCCGACAACCACCTGCTGCGCACCCTGCGCCTGCTCCGCGACCTGGGCATAGGCGTCACCAACGGCAACCACGAATTCGACGGCGGACAGTTCGAGATCAACCTCACCCACTCCGAGGCGCTGTCGGCAGCCGACCGCTCCTTCCGTTTCAAGGCGGCGGTCAAGGAACTGGCGCGCAGGGAGGGGAGGCTGGCCACCTTCATGGCCAAGCCGTTCAACGACGCCGGCGGCTCCGGCTTCCACCTCCATCTGTCCTGCGACGATGCCGAGGGACGCAACGCCTTCGACGACCCGACGGGGGCGTACGGCCTGTCGGCCACCGCCCGCCACGCGATCGCCGGCATCCTCGCCCACGCCCCGGCCCTCGCCGCCCTCGCCAATCCGACCGTCAACTCGTACAAGCGGTTCGGCCCTGACACCCTCGCGCCCTGGCTGATCGACTGGGGTCTGGACAACCGCAGTGCCATGGTCCGCATCCCGCCGGAGCGCGGCTCGGGCGCCCGTCTGGAGCTGCGGCTCGGGGACGCCGGCGCCAACCCGTACCTGCTGATCGCGGGCACGATCGCCGCCGCACTGCTCGGCGTCCAGGCGGGCGAGGAGCCAACCGCCCCGCTGCAGGGCTACGGCTACGACACGGCCAGAGCCGCTGTGCTGCCGATGACCCTGTCCGCCGCCCTCGACGCCCTGGAGGCGGACACCGCCCTGACCGAGGTGCTCGGCAAGGGCTTCACCACCTCATACCTCAGCTATAAGCGGAACGAGGTCGAACGCTTCCAACGGCACGTCACCGACTGGGAGTTCACCGAGTACGCCTACCACCTGTGACGCCTGGGAGCCACCGATGACCGAGACTCTGACCACTGCTGTGAACGAACCGATGCCGCTCGCGGACGTCGACCTCGCCGACCTGGACAACTTCACCGACGGTGTCACGCCGTGGCGGATGTTCCACACCCTGCGCCACGAGGACCCGGTGCACTGGCAGCCGGAGGAGGCCCCCAACTCCGGTTTCTGGTCGGTGACCCGGCATGCGGACATCGCCCGCGTCGACCGCGACGCGGAGACCTTCACCTCGACGAGGTTCGTCAACCTGGAGGAGGTCGACGACGACCAGATCAAGAAGCGGGCCTCCATCCTGGAGCTGGACGGCGTCCGCCACCGCGCGCTGCGCAGCCTGATCCAGCGGCAGTTCGGCGCGAGCGTGATCAACGGCTACACCGACTTCCTGCGCGGTCTGACGGCGAAGACCCTCGACGCGGCTCTGGCGAAGGGCAGCTTCGACTTCGTCAAGGAGATCTCCGCCGACTTCCCCATCAACGTCCTCGCCCGGCTGCTCGACGTGCCGCCGGAGGACAACCAGCAGCTGATCGACTGGGGCAACCGGATCATCGGCAACACCGACCCCGACTACGCGGACGTCCTGCTGCACAGCGAGGAGAGCGAGAAGTACCGCGACCTGCCCTTCCGCTCCCCGGCCTCGCTGGAGGTCTTCGCCTACGGCCGGGAACTGGCCCGGCAGCGGCGCGGCGGGGACGGCACCGACCTGGTCTCGCGACTGGTCAACACCACACCGCGCGACGGAGTCCCGCTCTCCGAGCAGGACTTCGACAACTACTTCCTGCTGCTGGTCGTGGCAGGGAACGAGACCACCCGCCACACCATCACCCACTCGATGCTGGCCCTGCTGCAGCACCCGGAGCAACTCGCCCGCCTCCGGGAGGACCCTTCCCTGATCCCGGTCGCGGTCGAGGAGTTCCTGCGCTGGGCGTCCCCCGTCTACCACTTCCGCCGCACCGCGACCAGGGACGTGGAGCTGGGCGGCAAGCGGATCAAGGAGGGCGACAAGGTCGTCATGTGGTTCGCCTCCGGCAACCGCGACGAGGAGGTCTTCGGCAACCCGTACGACTTCGACGTCACCCGGCAGAACAACGACCACGTCACCTTCGGCAAGGGCAGTCCGCACCTGTGCCTGGGCAACCTGCTGGCCCGCACCGAGATCCGCATCATGTTCGAGGAGCTGATCCCGCGTCTTGCGGACATCCGCCTGGCCGGTGACGTCCCGCGTGTACGGTCCAACTTCGTCAACGGCGTCAAGAAGCTGCCCGTCGAGGTGACCCTGGCCTGACAGTGCCGGGCCCGCGCCGGTCAGCCACCCTTCCGTGCCCGTTCAGGCCCGCTCGGACACCGCCGCGGGATCGTCCAGCACGGCTCGCACCACGGAGTGGGCGGCACCCAGCAGCGGGCCCTCGGGACCCAGCCGGGACACGGACACGGGGAAGGCCGGTCCGGCGGTGCGCCGGGACAGCTCCTCCCGCAGCGACGGCAGCAGCCACGGCGCCAGCCCGGCCAGCGCACCGCCCAGCACCACGCTCTCGGGATCCAGCAGGTTCACCGCCCCGGTCAGCGCGATGCCGAGTGCCGTACCGGCGTCGTGCAGGGCCCGCCGTACGTCCTCGTCCCCGTGCGCGGCGCGTTCCGCGAGCAGTCCGACACGGTCCTCGCCCGGCTCCAGACCGGCCGCGCGCAGCACCGCTTCCTCACCGGCGTACTGCTCCAGGCAACCGCGTCCGCCGCATGCGCACTCCGGCCCGTCAGGACGCACCGGCACATGCCCCAACTCGCCGGCGAATCCCCGTGTTCCGCGCAGCAGTTGCCCGTCCACGACGACCGCCGCACCGATGCCGATCTCGGCGGACACATGCAGGAAGGCCCGTGGTGTGTCCTCGCCGAGCCACAACTCGGCCAGTCCGCCGAAGTTGGCCTCGTTGCCCACGGTCAGCGGGAACTCGGCGGGCAGCAGGGCGCCGAGGTCCGTTTCGTGCCAGTCGAGGTTCGGAGCCCGCACGACGGTCCGGGCATCGCTCGCGACCAGACCGGGCACGGCCACGGCCAGCCCGGCCGGCCACAGGCCTTCGGCGTCCGCCGCGGCGACGACGCGGTGCACCAGCTCGGTGAGCTCACGGACGACGGGCTCGGGGGAGCGGCCGCGGTTCGTGCCGTGCCGCACGGCCCGCGCCCGTACCTCTCCGCGCAGGTCCACCGCGCAGACGGCGAGGTGGTCGACCCCCACCTCCGCACCTATGCCGGCGGGACCGTGCCCGCTGACGGCGAGCGCCGACCCCGGCCGGCCCACCCGGCCAGGCCGCTCGGGACCCAGCTCCTCGAGCAGGCCGGAGCGTATGAGCTCGTCGACGAGGCTCGACACCGCTGCACGGGTCAGACCGATGCGCGAGGCCACCGCGGCGCGGGAGAGCGACCCCTCGGCGCTGACGGCGTGCATCACCCTGGCGAGATTGCGGCGGCGCATGCCGTGCTGGGTGTCGGGCACGGTGCGCCCGGGTCCGGGCAGGTGGGCCTCGTGCGGCGGTGCGGTCATTCCTCCCTCGATCCTCAGTGGGCGTCCGCGCTCCGGTCCAGCAGCGGGGCCGCGTCGGAGAGTACCCCGGCGATCCTGTCCAAGGTCGCCTCGTCCCGCTCCACGGCCTCCAGCACCGGGCCGCGCGCGGTGTTCCAGCGCCGGGCGACCGCGGCCGGATCCTCGCCGGTCAGCAGCCCGGCGGCCTGCGCGGCGGCACCGAGTGCGACCAGTTCCTTGGCCTCGGGGACCTGGACGGGCCGTCCGGACAGCCGCCGCACGGTCTGCTGCCAGGCGGTGCCCCGGGCGCCGCCGCCGATCAGCAGCAGGGACGCGGAGCGGTCCGCGTCCTCGTCGAGGACGAGGTCGAGCGCGCCGAGGAGCGAGTGGACGGCACCGTCGTAGGCGGCCTGCAGCAGCTGGCCGGCGGTCGTGTCGTGGCGCAGGCCGTGCAGGAGCCCCGAGGCGTTCGGCAGGTTCGGGGTGCGTTCGCCGTCCAGGTAGGGCAGCAGGGTGACCCCGGTGGCGGGTTCCACGGCCTCGCGGTCCAGGCCCAGCAGTGCCGCGACGCGGTCGACGGCGAGCGTGCAGTTCAGCGTGCAGGCCAGCGGCAGCCAGTCGCCGTGGGCATCGGCGAAGCCCGCCACCGTGCCCGTCGGGTCGGCGGGGCGCCGCTTCGACACGGCGTACACCGTGCCCGACGTGCCCAGGCTCAGTACCGGCGTGCCGGGGCGCAGCCCGAGGCCCAGCGCGGCCGCGGCGTTGTCGCCGGTGCCGGGGGCGACCAGGGTGCCCTTGGAGAACGGCAGGTCGTGGCTGTCGCGCACGGTGCCCGCGACCTCGCCGGGGCGGACCACGCGGGGCAGCAACGCGGGGTCGAGCCCCACGTGCGCGAGGATCTCCTCGTCGTACGTCTCGGTCCCGGACGCCCACCAGCCCGTGCCGGAGACGTCGCCGCGGTCGGTCGTGCCCTGCCCCGTCAGCCGCTCGGTGAGGTAGTCGTGGGGGAGGCGCACGGCCTTCGTCGCGCGCAGGGCCTCCGGCTCGTGCTCGGCCAGCCAGGCCCACTTCGTCACCGTGAAGGAGGCGCCGGGCACGCTGCCGGTGCGCTCCGCCCAGGCCTTCGGACCGCCCAGTTCCTCGACGAGGCGGCGCGCGTGCGGTGCCGAGCGCACGTCGTTCCACAGCAGGGCCGGGCGTACGGGCTCGCCCCGGTCGTCGAGAGTGACGAGGCCGTGCTGCTGTCCGCCGATCGACACCGCGGCGGCCTCGTGCGCCGCGTCACCGCACTGCCGCAGCGCCTCGGACAGGGCGTCCCACCACTGACGGGGGTCGCTCTCGCGGCCGGCCCCCGAGGACACGGTGTGCGGCGCCTGGCCGCTCGCGACGACCTGCCCGGTGGCCGCGTCGACGACGAGCGCCTTGGTGGACTGGGTGGACGTGTCCACGCCGACGACGAGCGGACCCTCGGCTGCTGACATCGGGCTCTCCCTGTTTTTCCGCGGCTCTGCGGGATCTGACCTGCACGTTCTTCGGATTCTCAGGGTCGCGAGGACCCGGATTCCACCTCTCGGGGACACCTTGTCCCTTCCCAGAGATGCGTTGGCATACTAATTTGTAAACGGCCATGACGAAATAGTCTGCAAGCAAGGAGCCGCGGCATGAGCTACCAGCCCACCCCCGAGGACAGGTTCACCTTCGGCCTGTGGACCGTCGGCTGGCAGGGAAGGGACCCGTTCGGCGACGCCACGCGCCGCGCCCTGGACCCGGTCGAGACGGTGCAGCGCCTGTCCGAGCTCGGCGCACACGGCGTGACCTTCCACGACGACGACCTGATCCCGTTCGGCTCGTCGGACGCAGAGCGCGAGTCGCACATCAAGCGCTTCCGCCAGGCCCTCGACGCGACCGGCATGACCGTGCCGATGGCGACCACCAACCTCTTCACGCACCCCGTCTTCAAGGACGGCGCGTTCACCGCCAACGACCGCGACGTGCGCCGCTACGCGCTGCGCAAGACGGTCCGCAACATCGACCTGGCCGTCGAACTGGGCGCCAAGATCTACGTCGCCTGGGGCGGCCGCGAGGGCGCCGAGTCCGGCGCCGCCAAGGATGTCCGCGCGGCCCTCGACCGTATGAAGGAGGCCTTCGACCTCCTCGGCGAATACGTGACCTCCCAGGGCTACGACCTGCGCTTCGCGATCGAGCCCAAGCCGAACGAGCCGCGCGGCGACATCCTGCTGCCCACCGTCGGCCACGCCCTGGCGTTCATCGAGCGCCTGGAGCGCCCGGAGCTGTACGGCGTCAACCCCGAGGTCGGTCACGAGCAGATGGCCGGGCTGAACTTCCCGCACGGCATCGCGCAGGCCCTGTGGGCGGGCAAGCTCTTCCACATCGACCTCAACGGCCAGTCCGGCATCAAGTACGACCAGGACCTGCGCTTCGGCGCCGGGGACCTGCGCTCCGCCTTCTGGCTGGTGGACCTCCTGGAGAGCGCCGGTTACACCGGTCCCCGCCACTTCGACTTCAAGCCGCCGCGGACCGAGGACCTCGACGGCGTATGGGCGTCGGCCGCGGGCTGCATGCGCAACTACCTCATCCTGAAGGAGCGGTCGGCCGCCTTCCGCGCCGACCCGGAGGTCCAGGAGGCGCTGCGCGCCTCGCGCCTGGACGAGCTGGCGCAGCCCACCGCGGCGGACGGCCTGCAGGCCCTGCTCGCCGACCGCACCGCCTTCGAGGACTTCGACGCCGAGGCGGCCGCCGCGCGCGGGATGGCCTTCGAGCGGCTCGACCAGCTCGCCATGGACCACCTGCTGGGCGCGCGGGGCTGAGCGCACGCGCGTGACCGGAGTGTGCCGCGCGGTGCGCGTGTCGCCGTGCGGTCACCTTGTGGGCGATCTTGGCGCGGAATGTTCCGGAATCATGCGGTCCATGACATGAGTCCGTATCAACTTCCGCGCCGGGGTCGCGCCTGGGCCGGAACGTCGCGAGCCTGGACGGTATGGCCATGCCGCCCGTACCGCCTCAGCCGCCCGGGCCGCCGGGCGACACGCCGCCTCCGGGCGGCTTCGGACCGCCCACGCAGGGCTTCGGCCCCGGACAGGGAGACGGAGGGGGCTATGGCCCACCGCCGGATCACGGACCGCCGCCGCAGGACGGGGGCGGACCCGGAAGGCGACGGAACCCCCTCCTCATCGTCCTCGCCGTGCTGGTGGCCGTCGGGGCCGTTGCCGCCGTCGTACTGATGGTTTCGGCGGGGAGCGACGACTCGCCGGACAAGGCGCCCTCCACGAGCCGCTCGCCCGCCCC includes these proteins:
- the xylA gene encoding xylose isomerase, translating into MSYQPTPEDRFTFGLWTVGWQGRDPFGDATRRALDPVETVQRLSELGAHGVTFHDDDLIPFGSSDAERESHIKRFRQALDATGMTVPMATTNLFTHPVFKDGAFTANDRDVRRYALRKTVRNIDLAVELGAKIYVAWGGREGAESGAAKDVRAALDRMKEAFDLLGEYVTSQGYDLRFAIEPKPNEPRGDILLPTVGHALAFIERLERPELYGVNPEVGHEQMAGLNFPHGIAQALWAGKLFHIDLNGQSGIKYDQDLRFGAGDLRSAFWLVDLLESAGYTGPRHFDFKPPRTEDLDGVWASAAGCMRNYLILKERSAAFRADPEVQEALRASRLDELAQPTAADGLQALLADRTAFEDFDAEAAAARGMAFERLDQLAMDHLLGARG